From Oligoflexia bacterium, the proteins below share one genomic window:
- a CDS encoding tetratricopeptide repeat protein codes for MKNCFKSAVLAMVCFVSFSLQAQSAAALLRDGKTLLKQQKWSEASNAFRRATIHNPDDSELYYWLGRSLEGQGNANGALIAYKKADKLKSQNPYVYSKIGNIALLKNDYSEAEDYYKKAFKYNSEHVESKVGLAKIEANKGKSKEVLSYLEGVSISKSFAADIYRLKGQAYLNLKNYDLASAEIKQALKVEPKQALLWNQLGATYYEMARYKDASAAYQKAISLKDVEQEFVGHLGQGKALYALKDYDGANKSFQKAARANTEDVESRKYIAKINLAAKDYDGAEKYSRQALGITSNDADLYFILGYALEKQQKYSQAAQAFALGLKKNSKNEQARLAYARSLVKSNKKPLAVDVLESLVKDKPQSDSAWELLSYLYTEKKDWKKAEEAVLTLHTLQKPTVKSSKILAVAQYEQKSYQKAEDSLSKAIALNPKDDDLYFMRAKTKTHTGKKASAISDLETYTKNQAKDVKGQLLLADLYNEQKNYSLAYQRYEKVNALKPNLAIAWVKKAEIDQRNKKTDLAIKHYKTAIKYDGKNAQTHFDLGKIYYEQKNYKDAEKELKSATILDSKKGIYYAYLGHNYYAQKQYEKAIPAFENAKKYGRDTDLKVNESLGHAYVETKNYKDAVSPLNKAIAVDANSLISWENLGYAYKNQNRWTDAAKAFSKANILSSKDETILQEKAEAMAKANQKNEAVASYQDLIQLNPKNDKAHYELGVLYEDLNDYALAQKSYLMALRLSSSNSLYKKSIVSLAKKQSEQQDLADSRQALLGYYAIDKSNSEVNYLIGQQYYDDAKYNKSIEFLDQAVKIKPNYWEAQKTLGMAWLKKGDLNKAQASLEQAAAQNNSLADVHWNIGMIQMKNKQVDKAAVSFQKATLIDSKNPRYYYDYARSLKEKKQWDKASKAISRSVRYASKNKDYWMLQADIYENMNKHKDAAKSYAKVASLDSTDEKAWLGYAKSSSEINKWSDATRGYEKAIALNSNSADSLYGLGNAYANNKKTKPAIDALERATSIDPKFAKAYALLGQQYLKLQQKQLAEKAFEEARKNSASDVESRLALVDLYSGKSDLEKRKQVLKELTALDKKNAEYWYKLGDVDYKLNKNQEALSSLKKAVALDKTYGRAYYKQALTYLNLGQKNNALTAFNKAIVADRKFAAPHYEKAKLLKDSDSTGKITALKKAIALEKDYVDAHRDLGDVYYKIGNIEAAAKSYKDVLKYKENDRDAVVRLSEYYEDKGDYNTAIELLNDYIEAKPSDAQVRYKLAKVYYDNNQKDESAKELDRALVDRPDFAKAQILFGLILLEQKDIFGAQERFDRARRISPDQPEIYYGLGVVAKENGKPNDAIQNLEKAVQLNDKYQEAYSVLGDLYKAKGMDKKASEAYGKSAQVKSLTDLKVR; via the coding sequence ATGAAAAATTGTTTTAAGTCTGCTGTGTTGGCTATGGTCTGTTTTGTTTCGTTTTCATTGCAGGCACAGTCTGCGGCAGCTCTGTTAAGAGATGGTAAAACTTTATTAAAACAACAAAAGTGGAGTGAGGCTTCTAATGCATTTCGTAGAGCCACAATACATAATCCTGATGACAGTGAATTGTATTACTGGCTTGGTAGAAGCTTAGAGGGACAGGGCAACGCCAATGGAGCTTTAATAGCTTATAAAAAAGCTGATAAGCTGAAAAGTCAAAATCCTTATGTTTACTCTAAAATAGGTAATATTGCCTTGCTTAAGAATGATTACTCTGAAGCTGAGGACTATTACAAAAAAGCTTTCAAATACAACAGTGAGCATGTTGAGTCAAAAGTAGGTTTAGCTAAGATTGAAGCTAATAAAGGCAAATCAAAAGAAGTTTTAAGTTACCTTGAAGGTGTATCAATCAGCAAGAGTTTTGCAGCAGATATTTATCGATTAAAAGGTCAAGCCTATTTAAATTTAAAAAATTATGATTTAGCCTCAGCAGAAATTAAGCAAGCGCTTAAAGTGGAACCAAAACAAGCGCTTTTATGGAATCAATTGGGTGCAACCTATTATGAAATGGCGCGTTATAAGGATGCAAGTGCTGCCTATCAAAAAGCAATATCTTTAAAAGATGTTGAGCAAGAGTTTGTTGGTCATCTGGGACAAGGTAAAGCCTTGTATGCTCTTAAAGACTATGATGGAGCCAATAAAAGCTTTCAAAAAGCTGCACGGGCAAATACTGAAGATGTAGAATCTAGAAAATATATTGCAAAAATTAACTTAGCAGCAAAAGATTATGATGGAGCTGAAAAGTATTCAAGGCAAGCGTTAGGGATTACTTCAAACGATGCAGATTTATATTTTATTTTAGGCTACGCATTAGAAAAACAACAAAAATACTCGCAAGCAGCGCAAGCGTTTGCTTTAGGTTTAAAGAAAAACTCTAAAAATGAACAAGCACGTCTTGCTTATGCTAGATCATTGGTTAAAAGTAATAAAAAGCCATTGGCTGTAGATGTTTTAGAGTCCCTGGTTAAAGATAAGCCACAAAGTGATTCAGCTTGGGAATTGTTAAGCTATTTGTATACTGAGAAAAAAGACTGGAAAAAAGCTGAGGAAGCTGTCTTAACTTTACACACATTACAAAAACCTACCGTTAAAAGTTCAAAAATATTGGCAGTTGCTCAATACGAACAAAAATCATATCAAAAAGCTGAAGATAGCTTGAGCAAAGCCATAGCCCTTAACCCAAAAGATGATGATTTATACTTTATGCGTGCTAAGACTAAAACTCATACAGGTAAAAAAGCATCAGCCATCAGCGATTTAGAAACCTATACTAAAAATCAAGCCAAAGATGTAAAAGGTCAATTGCTGCTTGCAGACTTGTACAATGAGCAGAAAAATTATTCACTAGCGTATCAGAGGTATGAAAAAGTTAATGCTTTAAAGCCAAACCTTGCTATTGCTTGGGTTAAAAAAGCTGAAATTGACCAAAGAAATAAAAAAACTGATTTAGCAATAAAGCACTACAAAACAGCAATTAAATATGATGGAAAAAACGCTCAGACACATTTTGACTTAGGTAAAATATATTATGAGCAAAAAAACTATAAAGATGCTGAGAAAGAGTTAAAATCAGCAACCATTTTAGATAGCAAAAAAGGTATTTATTATGCTTACTTAGGCCATAATTATTATGCCCAAAAACAATATGAAAAAGCAATTCCTGCTTTTGAAAATGCCAAAAAATATGGGCGTGATACAGATTTAAAAGTTAATGAAAGTCTTGGACATGCATATGTTGAAACTAAAAACTATAAAGACGCAGTTTCCCCACTTAATAAAGCAATTGCAGTTGATGCTAACTCTTTAATATCATGGGAAAATCTTGGCTATGCCTATAAAAACCAAAACAGATGGACTGATGCAGCTAAAGCTTTTTCTAAAGCGAATATTTTAAGTTCAAAAGATGAAACCATTTTGCAAGAGAAAGCTGAGGCTATGGCCAAGGCAAATCAGAAAAATGAAGCGGTTGCTTCCTACCAAGATCTTATTCAGTTGAATCCTAAGAACGATAAAGCACACTATGAGTTAGGTGTTCTTTATGAAGATTTAAATGATTATGCGCTCGCTCAAAAAAGCTATTTAATGGCATTACGTTTATCAAGTTCAAATTCATTGTATAAAAAGTCAATTGTATCACTTGCAAAAAAACAAAGTGAACAACAGGATCTAGCAGACTCTAGACAAGCTTTGTTGGGTTATTATGCAATTGATAAGAGTAATAGCGAGGTCAATTACCTTATTGGTCAACAATACTATGATGATGCTAAATACAATAAATCAATCGAATTTTTAGATCAAGCGGTTAAAATCAAACCTAATTACTGGGAAGCTCAGAAAACCTTAGGTATGGCATGGTTGAAAAAGGGTGATTTAAATAAAGCTCAAGCCTCACTAGAGCAAGCAGCTGCACAAAATAATAGTCTTGCGGATGTTCATTGGAATATTGGTATGATACAAATGAAAAACAAGCAAGTTGATAAAGCAGCTGTTTCATTTCAAAAAGCAACCTTAATTGATTCAAAAAACCCGCGTTATTATTATGATTACGCAAGAAGTTTAAAAGAAAAGAAACAATGGGATAAAGCCAGTAAAGCTATTTCAAGATCAGTACGATATGCATCTAAAAATAAAGATTACTGGATGTTACAAGCAGATATATATGAGAACATGAATAAGCATAAAGATGCGGCTAAATCTTATGCAAAAGTTGCAAGCTTAGACTCTACTGATGAAAAAGCATGGTTAGGTTATGCCAAGAGTTCTAGTGAGATAAATAAATGGTCAGATGCTACTAGAGGTTATGAAAAAGCGATTGCATTAAATTCTAATAGTGCGGATTCCTTGTATGGCTTAGGTAACGCCTATGCAAACAATAAAAAAACAAAGCCAGCCATTGATGCTTTAGAAAGAGCGACAAGTATAGATCCAAAGTTTGCAAAAGCTTATGCTCTTTTAGGTCAGCAATATTTAAAGTTGCAACAAAAACAATTGGCTGAAAAAGCATTTGAGGAGGCTAGAAAAAATAGTGCCAGTGATGTTGAATCTCGTTTAGCTTTAGTTGATCTGTACTCTGGAAAAAGTGATCTAGAAAAAAGAAAACAAGTATTAAAAGAGTTGACTGCACTGGATAAGAAAAATGCAGAGTATTGGTATAAACTTGGGGATGTTGACTATAAACTAAACAAAAACCAAGAAGCTTTGTCGTCGTTGAAAAAAGCCGTTGCTTTAGATAAAACCTATGGGAGAGCTTATTATAAACAAGCTTTAACCTATTTAAATTTAGGTCAAAAAAACAATGCTTTAACGGCTTTTAATAAAGCAATTGTTGCAGATAGAAAGTTTGCTGCTCCACACTATGAAAAGGCAAAGCTTCTAAAAGATAGCGACTCTACAGGTAAAATTACTGCCCTTAAAAAAGCTATTGCATTGGAAAAAGATTATGTCGATGCTCATAGAGATTTAGGAGACGTGTATTACAAAATAGGTAATATTGAAGCTGCGGCTAAATCTTATAAAGATGTATTAAAGTACAAAGAGAATGATAGGGATGCGGTTGTAAGACTGTCTGAGTATTATGAAGATAAAGGTGATTACAATACAGCAATAGAGCTGTTAAATGACTATATTGAGGCAAAGCCATCTGATGCCCAAGTTAGGTATAAGTTAGCTAAAGTCTATTATGATAATAATCAAAAAGATGAATCTGCAAAAGAACTGGATAGAGCTTTGGTCGATAGACCTGATTTTGCAAAAGCACAAATTTTATTTGGTCTAATTTTATTAGAGCAAAAAGATATATTTGGAGCACAAGAAAGGTTTGACAGAGCTAGAAGAATCAGTCCTGACCAGCCAGAAATTTATTACGGTTTAGGCGTAGTTGCAAAGGAAAATGGTAAGCCTAATGATGCCATTCAAAACCTTGAAAAAGCAGTGCAATTAAATGATAAATATCAAGAGGCTTATTCTGTGTTGGGAGACCTTTATAAAGCTAAAGGAATGGATAAAAAAGCCAGTGAAGCATATGGTAAGTCAGCTCAAGTTAAGTCTTTAACTGACTTGAAAGTAAGGTAA
- a CDS encoding helix-turn-helix domain-containing protein — MTFGKYFVEKRKEKGLTKDDILKLTKVRKVYLEALEEDRFNALPPKAFVVGFLRSVAKILQTDENELVQKYLMELSEQEETIKENSLVYREYQVNVKKNLLLWAGLILVIVLIILSPLFFKA; from the coding sequence ATGACGTTTGGTAAATATTTTGTTGAAAAACGTAAAGAAAAAGGTTTGACCAAAGACGATATCTTAAAGTTAACCAAAGTGAGAAAAGTTTACCTTGAAGCACTTGAAGAGGATAGGTTTAACGCATTACCTCCAAAAGCGTTTGTTGTGGGGTTTTTAAGAAGCGTTGCCAAGATACTGCAAACAGATGAAAATGAATTGGTTCAGAAGTATTTAATGGAACTATCGGAACAGGAAGAAACCATCAAAGAAAATAGTCTAGTTTATAGAGAGTATCAGGTAAATGTGAAAAAAAACCTTTTGCTCTGGGCTGGATTAATTTTAGTGATCGTTTTAATTATACTTTCACCCTTGTTTTTTAAAGCATAA
- a CDS encoding tetratricopeptide repeat protein, giving the protein MSGLVACGKDPKRIENSELKYNIAKKFYFRGRVPEAIVNLEDSLKENSKNSEAHNFYGLILFQSKRYEKAEKHFQKAVKVNDKFADAHNNLCALYIEVNRFSKAQEHCEKAVSNLLYATPERAYYNLGRTYEKMAKDDLAVENYEKAINSNPRFVLALDKLGAVHFKQKNYKKSEGYYKSASEACQATQESSWGEACGYSFLKLSQIYAIFKDYKNRQQALEGCLKFANKDGQAYKACQKEIAGR; this is encoded by the coding sequence TTGTCGGGGCTTGTTGCCTGCGGTAAAGATCCCAAGCGTATTGAGAACTCTGAGTTAAAGTATAATATAGCTAAAAAGTTTTATTTTAGGGGTCGTGTTCCAGAAGCCATTGTTAACCTTGAAGATTCTTTAAAAGAAAACTCAAAAAATAGTGAAGCACATAATTTTTATGGTTTAATTTTGTTTCAAAGTAAGCGCTATGAAAAAGCTGAAAAACATTTTCAAAAAGCTGTAAAAGTAAATGATAAGTTTGCAGATGCGCATAACAATTTATGTGCGCTTTACATAGAGGTAAATCGTTTTAGCAAAGCGCAAGAGCATTGTGAAAAAGCAGTATCAAACTTACTGTATGCAACGCCTGAGCGAGCTTATTATAATTTAGGTCGAACTTATGAAAAAATGGCAAAAGATGATTTGGCTGTTGAAAACTATGAAAAAGCAATCAATAGCAATCCACGTTTTGTACTTGCTTTGGATAAACTTGGAGCCGTTCATTTTAAACAAAAAAATTACAAAAAATCTGAAGGTTATTATAAATCTGCATCTGAGGCATGCCAGGCGACACAGGAAAGTTCATGGGGTGAGGCCTGTGGTTATTCTTTTTTAAAGCTTAGTCAAATATATGCCATATTTAAAGACTACAAAAATCGCCAGCAAGCTCTGGAAGGATGTTTGAAGTTCGCTAACAAAGATGGACAGGCATATAAAGCTTGTCAAAAAGAAATTGCTGGGAGATGA
- the rlmN gene encoding 23S rRNA (adenine(2503)-C(2))-methyltransferase RlmN: MTQNKQILVTTLSELQMFMLEQGFPKFRAEQIFNWIYGQGCDDFFKMSNLPKELIKALSENFSFPKLSAEAYFSKDGTIKYRFNLTDNALIESVWMPEEDRATLCVSSQAGCALKCAFCVTGTLGLKRNLSVEEIVYQIWYISKKMKKRITNLVFMGMGEPLQNMNNLVAAIEMLKSKETYAFGKRKITVSTVGLANRIKPFLQQCDVNLAISLTGFNDKDRDYWMPINKTFDLKRLKHELSGLSLGKGRKITFEVVLIQGRTDREQDAYDLAKFLKGLKAKVNLIPYNENKILPEFKSPREHNIERFREILKEQGIISMVRKNRGQDIMGACGQLAAKDVV; the protein is encoded by the coding sequence ATGACTCAGAACAAACAAATATTAGTGACAACACTCAGTGAATTACAGATGTTCATGCTTGAACAGGGCTTTCCTAAATTTCGTGCAGAGCAAATTTTCAATTGGATCTATGGGCAAGGCTGTGATGATTTTTTTAAGATGAGTAACTTGCCAAAAGAATTAATAAAAGCACTATCTGAAAACTTTTCTTTTCCAAAATTGAGTGCTGAAGCATATTTTTCAAAAGATGGAACCATAAAGTATAGGTTTAATTTAACGGATAATGCGCTCATAGAAAGTGTTTGGATGCCTGAAGAAGATAGGGCAACATTATGCGTATCATCTCAGGCTGGTTGTGCGTTGAAATGTGCTTTTTGTGTAACTGGAACCTTAGGATTAAAACGTAACCTAAGCGTTGAAGAAATCGTTTATCAAATTTGGTACATCAGTAAAAAGATGAAAAAACGCATTACCAACTTGGTTTTTATGGGCATGGGCGAGCCTTTGCAAAATATGAATAATCTAGTTGCCGCCATTGAGATGCTTAAAAGTAAAGAAACCTATGCTTTTGGTAAGAGAAAAATAACGGTTTCTACCGTGGGCTTGGCCAATAGAATAAAACCATTTTTACAACAATGTGACGTTAACTTAGCTATTTCTCTCACTGGATTTAATGATAAAGATAGAGATTATTGGATGCCAATCAATAAGACCTTTGATTTAAAGCGTCTTAAGCATGAGCTTTCAGGACTTAGCTTAGGAAAAGGTAGAAAAATTACTTTTGAAGTGGTTTTGATTCAGGGGAGAACAGATCGTGAACAAGATGCCTATGATTTAGCAAAGTTTCTTAAAGGGTTAAAAGCAAAGGTTAACTTAATTCCTTACAATGAAAATAAGATTTTACCCGAGTTTAAGAGCCCACGTGAACACAATATTGAAAGATTCAGAGAGATTTTAAAAGAACAGGGTATTATTTCTATGGTGCGGAAAAATAGGGGGCAAGACATCATGGGCGCTTGTGGCCAGTTAGCTGCAAAAGATGTAGTTTAA
- the ndk gene encoding nucleoside-diphosphate kinase yields MERTLAMIKPDAVEKNAIGDILSIYEKNGFKVVALKKQQLSIKEAESFYEVHKERPFYGELVSFMTSGPVVAMVLEKENAVKANREIMGATNPAEAAEGTIRKQFATNIEKNAVHGSDSLENAEKEISFFFSSKNLI; encoded by the coding sequence ATGGAACGTACATTAGCAATGATTAAACCAGATGCAGTCGAAAAAAATGCAATTGGTGATATTCTTTCAATTTATGAAAAAAATGGCTTTAAAGTGGTTGCATTAAAAAAACAACAACTTTCAATCAAAGAAGCAGAATCTTTTTATGAAGTGCACAAAGAAAGACCTTTTTATGGTGAATTAGTGTCTTTTATGACTTCAGGCCCAGTTGTAGCTATGGTTTTAGAAAAAGAAAATGCTGTCAAAGCAAATCGTGAAATTATGGGAGCAACGAATCCTGCAGAGGCTGCTGAAGGAACCATTAGAAAACAATTTGCAACCAATATTGAGAAAAATGCAGTGCATGGTTCAGATTCTTTAGAAAATGCAGAAAAAGAGATTAGCTTTTTCTTTTCATCAAAAAACCTGATCTAA
- the sucD gene encoding succinate--CoA ligase subunit alpha: protein MSILVDKNTKVIVQGITGKNGTFHATTCKEYGTQIVAGVTPGKGGQNVEGIPVYNTVAEAKQHHDVDATMIYVPAPFAADAVLEAVENEIPLIVCITEGIPVLDMVRVKRAVALSKSRLIGPNCPGIITPGGAKIGIMPGYIHKPGRVGIVSKSGTLTYEAVHQVSQAGLGQSTCVGIGGDPIIGSTFLDILPLFDQDEDTDLVIMLGEIGGNAEQEAAQLIKETFNKPVVGFIAGTTAPEGRRMGHAGAIISGGKGTAKEKKEVMNACGITVVDNLTELGKTVSEILK, encoded by the coding sequence ATGTCTATTTTAGTAGATAAAAATACAAAGGTTATTGTACAAGGAATTACCGGTAAGAATGGAACCTTTCATGCCACAACCTGTAAAGAGTATGGCACGCAAATTGTTGCTGGTGTTACTCCTGGTAAGGGTGGGCAAAACGTAGAAGGTATTCCCGTTTATAATACTGTAGCGGAAGCCAAACAACATCATGATGTGGATGCAACCATGATTTATGTGCCTGCTCCGTTTGCAGCAGATGCAGTGTTAGAAGCAGTAGAGAATGAAATTCCTTTGATTGTTTGTATTACAGAAGGTATCCCTGTGTTGGATATGGTGCGAGTCAAACGCGCAGTTGCATTGAGTAAAAGCCGTTTGATTGGTCCTAATTGTCCAGGCATCATCACTCCAGGTGGGGCAAAAATTGGTATTATGCCGGGTTATATTCATAAACCAGGTAGAGTTGGGATTGTATCAAAAAGTGGTACATTAACTTATGAAGCGGTTCATCAAGTGAGTCAAGCTGGTCTTGGACAGTCAACTTGCGTTGGTATTGGTGGTGACCCCATTATTGGTTCAACTTTTTTAGATATTTTACCTTTGTTTGATCAAGATGAAGATACAGATTTAGTGATTATGTTGGGTGAAATTGGGGGGAATGCTGAACAAGAAGCTGCACAATTGATTAAAGAAACCTTTAATAAACCGGTTGTGGGCTTTATTGCAGGAACAACAGCACCGGAAGGAAGAAGAATGGGGCATGCAGGTGCCATTATTTCTGGTGGTAAAGGCACAGCCAAAGAAAAGAAAGAAGTGATGAACGCCTGTGGCATCACAGTGGTTGACAATTTAACGGAACTGGGTAAAACCGTCAGCGAGATATTGAAGTAA
- the sucC gene encoding ADP-forming succinate--CoA ligase subunit beta, translating into MNIHEYQAKQLFKTAGIPVLNSIVAKNAAEAEQAAKNLGGNGPWVVKAQVHAGGRGKAGGVKVCKTLTEVKEAAEIILSKPLVTHQTGPQGVPVPCVLVEEGCAIDNELYFAAVLDRETASVTLMASQEGGVEIEEVAEATPEKIIKVKVDPAYGLDGYQARQLCFGLGLDAALHKEFSALAKNLTDLFIKLDCSLVEINPLVITKDNTIIALDGKVNFDENALYRHKELLELRDLSQENERDIEAQKWNLNYIDLDGNIGCMVNGAGLAMATMDTVKLYGGEPANFLDVGGGATTEMVSEAFKILVSDSNVKSIFVNIFGGIMRCDVLAEGIVQAVEQVGLKIPLIVRLEGTNVEKGRQILNDSGLNIQATSDMGQAAQLAVASVK; encoded by the coding sequence ATGAATATTCATGAGTATCAAGCCAAGCAGTTATTTAAAACTGCAGGCATTCCAGTGTTAAATTCAATTGTTGCAAAAAATGCGGCAGAAGCTGAACAAGCAGCCAAAAATCTTGGTGGCAATGGCCCTTGGGTTGTTAAAGCCCAAGTTCATGCGGGTGGTCGTGGTAAAGCTGGTGGAGTAAAAGTTTGCAAAACATTGACTGAAGTAAAAGAAGCGGCAGAAATTATTTTAAGTAAGCCATTGGTGACCCATCAAACAGGACCACAAGGTGTTCCTGTACCATGTGTTTTGGTTGAAGAGGGCTGTGCCATTGATAATGAGCTTTATTTTGCAGCCGTGCTAGACCGTGAAACTGCGAGTGTTACTTTGATGGCCAGCCAAGAAGGCGGTGTTGAAATTGAGGAAGTGGCTGAAGCAACACCTGAAAAAATTATTAAAGTTAAAGTAGACCCAGCGTATGGTTTAGATGGCTATCAAGCCCGTCAACTTTGCTTTGGCTTAGGCTTAGATGCAGCTTTGCATAAAGAGTTTTCTGCCTTAGCAAAAAATTTGACGGATTTATTTATTAAATTGGATTGTTCATTGGTAGAAATCAATCCTTTGGTGATTACCAAAGACAACACCATCATTGCTTTGGATGGTAAAGTGAATTTTGATGAAAATGCACTGTATCGACACAAAGAGCTTTTAGAGTTGCGTGATCTTAGCCAAGAAAACGAACGTGATATTGAAGCACAAAAGTGGAATTTAAACTATATTGACCTTGATGGTAACATTGGCTGTATGGTCAATGGTGCGGGTTTAGCTATGGCAACCATGGACACGGTTAAGCTGTATGGTGGTGAGCCAGCCAACTTCTTAGATGTTGGAGGCGGAGCGACCACTGAAATGGTCAGTGAAGCGTTTAAAATTTTGGTCAGTGATAGCAACGTTAAAAGTATTTTTGTTAATATTTTTGGTGGTATCATGCGTTGTGATGTTCTTGCTGAGGGTATTGTTCAAGCAGTTGAACAAGTAGGTTTGAAAATTCCTTTGATTGTCCGTTTAGAAGGCACCAATGTAGAAAAGGGTCGTCAAATACTCAATGATTCAGGTTTAAACATTCAAGCAACCTCAGATATGGGGCAAGCTGCTCAGCTAGCTGTGGCCTCAGTAAAATAA
- the mdh gene encoding malate dehydrogenase has product MRKKITIVGAGNVGATAAHWAAQKALGDIVLIDIAEGIPQGKALDLMQAAPIEGYDVNIIGTQDYKDTADSDVVVITAGSPRKPGMSRDDLLSINAKIVKSVTSEIVKYSPNCILIVVSNPLDAMVYVASEVSQFPRERVFGMAGVLDSARYRCFLAEALKCSVKDVFAFVLGGHGDTMVPLPKYSTMAGIPITELLSEEKVNEIVNRTKHGGAEIVNFLKTGSAFYAPSAAIVEMVESILYDQKRVLPTCVKLQGEFGIDNTFVGVPVKLGSKGAEQVVEVKLNQEESSALNASAAAVKELMSSVARFIR; this is encoded by the coding sequence ATGAGAAAAAAAATAACAATTGTTGGTGCTGGAAATGTTGGAGCGACTGCTGCGCATTGGGCAGCACAGAAAGCATTGGGAGATATTGTTTTAATTGATATCGCTGAAGGTATTCCTCAAGGTAAAGCTTTGGATTTGATGCAAGCTGCTCCAATAGAAGGTTACGATGTTAATATCATAGGTACACAAGATTACAAAGATACTGCTGATTCTGATGTTGTTGTGATAACAGCAGGTTCGCCAAGAAAGCCAGGAATGAGCCGAGATGATTTGCTTTCAATCAATGCAAAAATTGTCAAAAGCGTCACCAGTGAAATTGTAAAGTACTCACCCAACTGTATTCTCATTGTTGTATCCAATCCTTTGGATGCTATGGTTTACGTGGCTTCTGAAGTGAGCCAATTTCCAAGAGAAAGAGTGTTTGGTATGGCTGGCGTGTTGGACTCAGCTCGTTATCGTTGCTTTTTGGCAGAAGCTTTAAAGTGTTCAGTAAAAGATGTTTTTGCTTTTGTTTTGGGTGGACATGGCGATACCATGGTACCCTTACCAAAATATTCAACAATGGCGGGTATTCCAATCACAGAACTTTTAAGTGAAGAAAAAGTAAATGAAATTGTCAATAGAACCAAACATGGTGGAGCTGAAATTGTAAACTTTCTTAAAACAGGCTCTGCATTTTATGCGCCTTCAGCTGCAATTGTAGAGATGGTTGAAAGTATTTTATACGATCAAAAAAGAGTTTTGCCAACTTGTGTAAAGTTGCAAGGTGAGTTTGGTATAGACAATACCTTTGTTGGTGTTCCTGTTAAGTTGGGTAGTAAAGGTGCTGAACAGGTTGTTGAAGTAAAATTGAATCAAGAAGAGAGCAGTGCGTTGAATGCTTCAGCAGCAGCTGTAAAAGAGTTAATGAGCTCGGTAGCGAGGTTTATACGATGA